A region from the Deinococcus sp. KNUC1210 genome encodes:
- a CDS encoding erythromycin esterase family protein yields MCVLDSHILTFENLSPYVASERCPDAAPSLLDGDAQTPVSTCTDQIPGRSAALTDHSIGRWLPERLSSGTSPPTLCSHNMLPLRLFFLGTLLGTTVTLASTLPFQNLGLNVVGFADEPRDWLVLDRKGTTLDRTVKHEGAFSLKLKAVSSGQLAGISWNAKPWRGQTVVLSGWFKSRQSQATFLFETCPTESCPGDGHTPLSGTHDWTNFSLTLQIPQTAEMLAVGIRVSSGTLWLDDLSLTANGQPIAEAPPFMGPDATELAWLKDNSQPLRTETAAPDQSSADDTDLAPLGAVVGHARLIGLGEGTHGTHEFFTLKQRMVQYLVKRQGIRVFALEANAALADTVNAYIQGGPGKPESLLAGTVWHTEEMLNLLKWMRLYNKTTQNKLILTGFDLGFNSNLSELNVIQELVATVEPTYLSKVQDLLTSMSRDYYYTYAPINANKTANYQADRTMAETILLHFEHQKALYQHMLSVEQYQLLLRYVTRVWQFTGMPLYGPYTYRDRMMARNLEAIAHQYPGKKIVVWAHDVHVGRFPGRMGELLTQDLGAQYAVIGTMFGSGRYTAGPGIGQPLVEGNLAPPMYLGSIEQAFSQVGAPFFLDLRTTRSLPAAWLNREQDMRVTIGTSVAPFDVVRGNLAHLFDAVAFVPFSTSSKLLK; encoded by the coding sequence ATGTGTGTGCTGGACAGCCATATTTTGACTTTTGAAAACCTTTCACCCTACGTAGCATCTGAACGTTGTCCAGATGCTGCTCCGTCTCTGCTCGACGGTGATGCACAAACTCCTGTCAGTACATGCACCGATCAAATCCCCGGCCGCTCTGCAGCGCTCACCGATCATTCAATCGGACGCTGGTTGCCGGAACGTTTGTCAAGCGGAACATCGCCACCGACGCTATGCTCACACAATATGCTCCCTCTGCGGCTTTTCTTCCTCGGCACTCTGCTGGGGACGACCGTCACTCTTGCTTCGACACTCCCGTTTCAGAATCTCGGGCTGAACGTGGTGGGCTTTGCTGATGAACCGCGTGACTGGCTCGTTCTCGACCGCAAGGGAACCACTCTCGACCGCACAGTCAAGCATGAAGGGGCGTTTAGCCTCAAATTGAAGGCGGTCTCCAGCGGGCAACTGGCTGGGATCAGCTGGAATGCAAAGCCCTGGCGTGGACAGACGGTAGTCCTCAGTGGTTGGTTCAAAAGCAGACAGTCCCAGGCAACCTTCCTGTTCGAAACCTGTCCCACCGAAAGTTGTCCAGGTGATGGTCACACGCCGCTGAGCGGGACACACGATTGGACGAACTTCTCGCTCACCCTTCAGATTCCTCAAACGGCGGAGATGCTGGCTGTGGGCATCCGGGTTTCAAGTGGCACGCTCTGGCTCGATGATCTCTCGCTGACAGCGAACGGCCAGCCGATTGCAGAAGCGCCGCCCTTTATGGGACCGGATGCCACAGAGCTCGCCTGGCTCAAAGACAACAGTCAGCCGCTCCGGACAGAGACGGCTGCGCCAGATCAAAGCAGCGCCGATGATACCGACCTCGCCCCACTCGGCGCTGTGGTCGGACACGCCCGTCTCATTGGACTGGGGGAAGGCACGCACGGCACGCATGAATTTTTCACGCTTAAGCAGCGCATGGTGCAGTATTTGGTTAAACGGCAGGGGATTCGCGTCTTTGCACTGGAAGCCAATGCGGCGCTCGCGGACACCGTCAATGCCTACATCCAGGGTGGTCCGGGCAAGCCCGAATCACTTCTCGCAGGAACGGTCTGGCACACAGAAGAGATGTTAAACCTCCTGAAATGGATGCGTCTGTATAACAAGACTACCCAAAATAAATTGATTTTAACAGGATTTGATCTTGGGTTTAATTCCAATCTTTCTGAATTGAATGTTATTCAGGAGCTGGTCGCTACCGTGGAACCAACGTATCTTTCTAAAGTTCAAGATCTTTTGACTAGCATGAGTCGGGACTATTATTATACGTATGCACCGATCAATGCCAATAAGACGGCAAACTATCAGGCAGACCGCACGATGGCTGAGACCATCCTGTTGCATTTTGAGCATCAAAAAGCGCTCTACCAACACATGCTTTCGGTGGAACAATATCAGCTGCTGTTACGCTATGTCACGCGCGTCTGGCAGTTTACTGGCATGCCGCTCTACGGGCCATATACGTATCGCGACCGGATGATGGCCCGGAATCTGGAAGCCATTGCTCATCAGTACCCGGGAAAAAAGATCGTGGTCTGGGCACATGACGTTCATGTGGGCCGTTTCCCTGGGCGGATGGGAGAACTGTTGACCCAGGATCTCGGCGCACAGTACGCCGTGATAGGAACGATGTTCGGATCCGGTCGCTACACCGCAGGGCCGGGGATTGGCCAACCGTTGGTCGAAGGGAACCTCGCTCCTCCCATGTACCTTGGCTCGATTGAACAAGCGTTTTCACAAGTCGGTGCGCCATTCTTCCTGGATTTACGAACGACGCGCTCGTTGCCAGCAGCGTGGCTGAACAGGGAACAGGACATGCGGGTCACGATTGGCACGTCAGTGGCGCCATTTGACGTCGTGCGGGGTAACCTCGCCCACCTGTTCGATGCCGTCGCCTTTGTGCCGTTCAGCACGTCGTCGAAGCTGCTCAAGTAG
- a CDS encoding helix-turn-helix domain-containing protein: protein MTGPDSGSSPPHLVDNAALAALLVDPVSRRYYSPFLARTRSVGEAAQEVGCALDTLLYRVNTFLKAGLLEVVGERRRAGRAVRLYRTVHDAYFIPHPVTPFATLEERLYATTEPHLRAWARSTARRLQARGMEGIRLYRDTYGEVWSEGAADEQSVSGLDLVRLNDPARPPAFDVTTTLYLSAEEARAVQAALASLVMVWRERTLTGTNTSYSLSVFFSPEDT, encoded by the coding sequence ATGACAGGTCCAGATTCCGGTAGCTCTCCCCCTCATCTGGTGGACAACGCGGCGCTGGCGGCGCTGCTGGTCGATCCAGTGTCGCGGCGCTACTACAGTCCATTTCTAGCCCGTACCCGCAGCGTGGGCGAGGCTGCCCAAGAAGTGGGCTGCGCGCTGGACACCCTGCTCTACCGTGTGAACACGTTTCTGAAGGCTGGGCTGCTGGAGGTGGTGGGCGAGCGGCGACGGGCTGGGCGGGCGGTACGGCTGTACCGCACCGTGCACGACGCCTATTTCATTCCCCATCCTGTCACGCCATTTGCCACGCTGGAGGAACGGTTGTACGCCACGACCGAACCACACCTCCGTGCCTGGGCTCGTTCGACCGCCCGGCGCTTGCAGGCCCGTGGGATGGAAGGGATTCGGCTCTACCGGGATACGTACGGGGAGGTCTGGTCTGAAGGGGCCGCGGACGAACAGAGTGTGAGCGGCCTGGATCTTGTGCGGTTGAACGATCCTGCCCGGCCCCCGGCCTTTGACGTCACCACCACCCTGTATTTGAGTGCTGAGGAGGCGCGGGCGGTCCAGGCAGCCCTGGCCAGCTTGGTGATGGTCTGGCGAGAACGGACGTTGACGGGGACGAATACCAGCTATAGCCTCAGTGTTTTTTTCAGTCCCGAAGACACCTGA
- a CDS encoding helix-turn-helix transcriptional regulator, producing MSYGIGTPNGTDDLFRALADPTRRALLEHLLQGEGEIVRVLTERAGISQAAVSKHLRVLKEAGLVQDHPDGRTVHYRADIQGFTPLIDWLNHYASFWSSRLDRLETLLERMEE from the coding sequence ATGAGTTATGGAATCGGAACACCGAATGGCACAGACGACCTGTTCCGGGCGCTGGCTGACCCAACCCGCCGCGCGCTCCTCGAACACCTGCTCCAAGGGGAAGGGGAGATCGTGCGCGTCCTCACGGAACGTGCGGGCATCTCACAAGCTGCCGTCTCTAAACACCTGCGCGTCCTCAAGGAGGCGGGGCTGGTGCAGGATCACCCAGATGGCCGCACGGTTCATTACCGCGCCGACATCCAGGGCTTTACACCCCTCATCGACTGGCTCAACCACTACGCCTCCTTCTGGAGCAGCCGCCTTGACCGTCTGGAGACGCTGCTCGAAAGGATGGAGGAATGA
- a CDS encoding transposase: protein MPRTAQVIKRTGKRRWNIEALFKTLKSRFGFGRFSQHSKRGVLRFLCLSLLSFVLCHFEF from the coding sequence GTGCCACGCACGGCCCAAGTGATCAAGCGCACTGGGAAACGTCGCTGGAACATTGAGGCCCTCTTCAAAACCCTGAAGAGTCGCTTTGGCTTTGGAAGGTTCAGCCAACACAGCAAACGCGGTGTGCTGCGCTTCCTCTGCTTGAGTCTCCTCAGCTTCGTGTTGTGCCACTTCGAGTTTTGA
- a CDS encoding carboxymuconolactone decarboxylase family protein, producing the protein MKQARIPNPALAVPGVMSALVALSKAAEHPAVSATLRELLNLRASQINGCSVCVEMHARDLKHAGETDERIFSVAAWRDTPYYTEAERAALALTEAATRLSDRPDPVPDDIWAEAARHYDEAALSSLTLAIASINVWNRINMTTGQKAGTTW; encoded by the coding sequence ATGAAACAAGCCAGAATCCCAAATCCCGCGCTCGCAGTGCCTGGAGTCATGTCCGCCCTTGTGGCGCTGTCGAAGGCGGCGGAACACCCGGCCGTTTCAGCCACGCTTCGGGAGCTCCTCAATCTGCGTGCCAGCCAGATCAACGGGTGCAGCGTGTGTGTCGAGATGCATGCGCGCGATCTGAAGCACGCGGGCGAAACCGATGAACGCATCTTCTCGGTCGCGGCCTGGCGCGACACCCCGTATTACACGGAGGCGGAGCGCGCGGCGCTGGCCTTGACAGAGGCAGCGACCCGGCTGAGCGACCGTCCTGACCCGGTGCCTGACGACATCTGGGCGGAGGCTGCCCGGCACTACGACGAGGCCGCCCTGTCGTCACTGACCCTCGCCATCGCCTCTATCAACGTGTGGAACCGGATCAACATGACCACTGGGCAGAAAGCAGGCACCACGTGGTGA
- a CDS encoding helix-turn-helix domain-containing protein, with protein sequence MSDTRVATAEQAAILLDNRQSVLLGRLAERPVGASELARALDRPLSSVHAALQRLLRAGLVEQVSSRPRAGPPVRQYRLPVPWIIPFEVTPAATLRDLLAKSFEERLNEHLDALAAFMTRVDGRWAVTVSASDGIWQHTIAPINRPAEPQPVIFAQGIQLRLSKDRAREFGVRLRALMDEFAAEPSATGREWAFTGLLTPGRGS encoded by the coding sequence ATGTCCGACACGCGCGTAGCCACCGCCGAGCAGGCGGCAATTCTGCTCGACAACCGGCAGTCAGTGCTGCTGGGGCGGCTGGCCGAACGGCCGGTCGGTGCGTCCGAGCTCGCCCGCGCCCTCGACCGGCCGCTCTCGAGCGTGCACGCGGCCTTGCAGCGGCTGCTGCGGGCCGGTCTGGTCGAGCAGGTGTCGTCGCGGCCACGGGCTGGACCGCCAGTGCGGCAATACCGGTTGCCGGTGCCCTGGATCATTCCCTTCGAGGTCACACCGGCCGCGACCCTGCGTGACTTGCTCGCCAAAAGCTTTGAAGAGCGGCTCAACGAACACCTCGATGCCCTCGCGGCCTTCATGACCCGGGTCGACGGCCGCTGGGCGGTGACGGTATCGGCCAGCGACGGCATCTGGCAGCACACCATCGCACCGATCAACCGGCCGGCCGAACCCCAGCCGGTGATCTTCGCCCAGGGCATTCAACTGCGCCTGAGCAAGGATCGCGCGCGCGAATTCGGAGTACGGCTGCGCGCCCTGATGGACGAGTTCGCGGCCGAACCCTCGGCGACCGGGAGAGAGTGGGCCTTCACTGGGCTGCTGACCCCCGGACGTGGCTCCTGA
- a CDS encoding TetR/AcrR family transcriptional regulator: protein MSESTGSTRGGRIQQRSLQRRAQQKLDLRRTILDAAIKLFEREGYEHFSLRQVAEAVGYSATTIYQHFTDKDDLLYHVALDGYTMFGRHLQTGYDTGTTSRERLHASGLAYVQFGLSYPVHYRLMFMQRGDFFHRPRPSGYEDVLDSLAVLTRIVQEGLNAGELRPRPAGDLTSLLWASVHGLVSLALATRFFEHADVAALYERHMEVLFREIFV, encoded by the coding sequence GTGAGCGAAAGCACGGGGTCCACCCGGGGAGGCCGAATCCAGCAGCGTAGCCTCCAGCGCCGCGCGCAGCAGAAGCTCGACCTGCGCCGGACCATCCTTGATGCCGCCATCAAACTCTTCGAACGTGAAGGCTACGAACACTTTTCGCTTCGGCAGGTGGCGGAGGCCGTCGGGTATTCGGCCACCACTATCTACCAGCACTTTACGGACAAAGACGATCTGCTCTACCATGTCGCGCTCGACGGGTACACCATGTTCGGACGGCACCTTCAGACCGGTTACGACACCGGGACGACCAGTCGTGAGCGGCTGCATGCGAGCGGCCTGGCGTACGTACAATTCGGCCTCTCCTACCCGGTCCACTACCGCCTGATGTTCATGCAGCGCGGCGACTTCTTTCACCGTCCGCGCCCGTCAGGATACGAGGACGTCCTCGATTCCCTGGCGGTTCTGACGCGAATTGTCCAGGAGGGCCTCAACGCGGGTGAACTTCGTCCACGTCCGGCTGGGGATCTCACGAGCCTGCTGTGGGCTTCTGTGCACGGTCTGGTTTCGCTGGCGCTGGCCACCCGCTTCTTCGAGCATGCTGACGTGGCCGCGCTGTATGAACGCCACATGGAGGTGCTGTTCCGCGAGATTTTCGTTTGA
- a CDS encoding MFS transporter, giving the protein MTPATLPTRLWNRNFILWLVGTAQSALGTTLAGLALSFLVLHQTGSAGQMGVTLALGLLPALLSPLAGTLVDRIPLRLPLVAGNLVRLAIQLGVGLTVLHGEVNLPLLNILAFLNGLIGVIYGPASMSVLPGLVPGDQLARASGLLSSAGQGAALLGLVGGGVLVGAVGSAPSLIMDGVSYGVMALLVLFVRLPERPQPANRPSFLADLLGGLRYVRSSLLLSLLPVIALFINASLAPMEMLLPRRMNELGVGAAGYGLFFAVMTAGMLASSVSVAVLNDRIRPRAMSAAGLGGIALSLLLLALSQQAWQMWVLALCTGVSVGLTNTGVGVLFATLIQPEFRGRVASLLGMLGSIGQPLTLLALAPLADRISIQWLFGIAGMVTLTGAFVWAMAVRERQSSPQATG; this is encoded by the coding sequence ATGACCCCCGCCACGCTCCCCACCAGACTCTGGAACCGGAACTTCATCCTGTGGCTCGTCGGCACCGCCCAGAGCGCCCTCGGCACCACTCTCGCGGGTCTGGCGCTGAGTTTTCTGGTGCTGCACCAGACCGGCTCGGCCGGGCAGATGGGCGTGACGCTGGCGCTCGGCCTGCTGCCGGCACTGCTGTCACCACTGGCCGGTACGCTGGTCGACCGCATTCCGCTGCGCCTGCCGCTGGTGGCCGGCAACCTCGTGCGGCTGGCCATCCAGCTCGGTGTTGGGCTGACCGTCCTACACGGCGAGGTCAACCTGCCGCTGCTCAACATCCTGGCGTTTCTCAACGGACTGATCGGGGTGATCTACGGGCCGGCCAGCATGAGTGTGCTTCCGGGACTGGTGCCGGGCGATCAGCTGGCCCGGGCCAGCGGTCTGCTGAGCAGCGCGGGCCAGGGCGCAGCACTGCTCGGGCTGGTCGGAGGAGGTGTGCTCGTGGGGGCTGTGGGCAGTGCCCCCAGCCTGATCATGGATGGCGTGAGCTACGGCGTGATGGCGCTGCTGGTGCTGTTTGTGCGGCTGCCGGAACGCCCACAGCCGGCGAACCGACCGAGCTTCCTGGCCGACCTGCTGGGAGGCCTGAGGTACGTCCGGTCGAGCCTGCTGCTGAGCCTGCTGCCGGTGATCGCGCTGTTCATCAACGCCAGTCTGGCCCCGATGGAAATGCTGCTGCCCCGGCGCATGAACGAGCTGGGGGTGGGGGCCGCCGGCTATGGGCTGTTCTTCGCCGTAATGACAGCCGGGATGCTGGCTTCCAGCGTGAGCGTCGCAGTGCTGAACGACCGGATCCGGCCGCGAGCCATGTCGGCGGCCGGGCTGGGCGGCATCGCCCTGAGCCTCCTTCTGCTGGCGCTCAGCCAGCAGGCCTGGCAGATGTGGGTGCTGGCGCTGTGCACTGGCGTGTCGGTTGGCCTGACCAACACCGGCGTAGGGGTGCTGTTCGCCACCCTGATCCAGCCCGAGTTCCGGGGCCGGGTCGCAAGCCTGCTGGGCATGCTCGGCAGCATCGGACAGCCACTGACCCTGCTGGCCCTGGCGCCGCTGGCTGACCGGATCAGCATTCAGTGGCTGTTCGGCATCGCCGGCATGGTGACGCTCACCGGTGCGTTCGTCTGGGCCATGGCGGTTCGCGAACGTCAATCGTCGCCGCAGGCGACCGGATGA
- a CDS encoding MFS transporter produces MTDTPRSQHALHPRNWQVVQLERRYAVVLALNWLAAIFPSAVMVLYAQSRGLSLAGIGAYVAVYGVTVALLELPTGNLADTVGRKRTALIGGAVGILARVVLLISFSLPGFLVYAVLWGVARALNSGTLDAWFIGALRNLDPELNLQPSLARVNTAELLALGGGSLLGAGFPSLLRLIWPGRSGGAAPLTLVVAASLLLQVVALLVTWRLVQEQPRPSLALMRALNQGLSGLPDALRQAMNLVRNDAVLPWLLVLEGLIGVMLAACETYWQPFFSARFGLGGNSTVVFGVLLGGCYLAGMLGNLSAGKLLTLAGRRTAQLGQWTQVLQAAALLALAWQGSVWLAAGLLWLTYFARTAFSSSFLTLYNARVEDGRRSLMLSVLSVAMFLGFSLGNLLLGVVSAQTSISWAWTLVAVGLLVSLGLFRHLRMFASSEAV; encoded by the coding sequence ATGACCGACACCCCCCGCTCTCAGCACGCGCTTCACCCACGGAACTGGCAGGTGGTTCAGCTCGAACGCCGCTACGCGGTGGTCTTGGCACTCAACTGGCTGGCGGCCATCTTTCCCAGCGCGGTGATGGTGCTCTATGCCCAGTCCCGCGGGCTGAGCCTGGCTGGCATCGGTGCCTACGTCGCGGTCTACGGCGTCACGGTAGCGCTGCTGGAGTTACCCACCGGCAACCTTGCGGATACGGTGGGCCGAAAACGCACCGCCCTCATCGGAGGGGCCGTGGGAATCCTGGCAAGAGTCGTGCTGCTGATTTCCTTCTCCCTGCCAGGCTTCCTGGTCTACGCGGTGCTCTGGGGAGTGGCGCGGGCGCTGAACTCCGGCACGCTGGATGCCTGGTTCATAGGGGCGCTGCGGAACCTCGACCCGGAACTGAACCTGCAACCATCCCTGGCCCGGGTCAACACCGCCGAGTTGCTGGCTCTGGGCGGCGGCTCGCTGCTCGGGGCTGGGTTTCCCAGCCTGCTGCGCCTGATCTGGCCCGGCCGGAGCGGTGGAGCTGCCCCGCTGACGCTGGTGGTGGCAGCTTCGCTGCTGCTCCAGGTCGTGGCGCTGCTGGTAACCTGGCGGCTGGTACAGGAACAGCCCCGCCCCTCTCTCGCCTTGATGCGGGCACTGAATCAGGGTCTGTCGGGTCTGCCAGACGCGCTGCGTCAGGCCATGAACCTCGTCCGGAATGACGCGGTGCTGCCCTGGCTGCTGGTTCTCGAAGGCCTGATCGGGGTCATGCTGGCGGCCTGCGAGACCTACTGGCAGCCATTTTTCTCCGCCCGATTCGGCCTCGGCGGCAACAGCACGGTGGTGTTTGGGGTGCTGCTGGGCGGGTGTTACCTGGCAGGGATGCTGGGCAACCTGTCCGCTGGGAAGCTGCTCACGCTCGCCGGTCGGCGCACCGCCCAGCTAGGCCAGTGGACCCAGGTTCTCCAGGCGGCGGCGCTGCTGGCGTTGGCCTGGCAGGGCTCGGTGTGGCTGGCGGCGGGCCTGCTGTGGCTGACCTATTTCGCCCGAACCGCCTTCTCATCGTCGTTCCTGACGCTCTACAACGCCCGGGTGGAGGACGGTCGCCGCTCACTGATGCTCTCGGTACTGTCGGTGGCGATGTTTCTCGGCTTTTCCCTCGGCAATTTGCTGCTGGGCGTGGTGAGTGCCCAGACGTCCATCTCCTGGGCCTGGACATTGGTCGCGGTCGGGCTCCTAGTCAGCCTGGGGCTGTTCCGGCATCTCCGGATGTTCGCGAGTTCAGAAGCCGTGTGA
- a CDS encoding SRPBCC domain-containing protein: MTTVSSLTQSLIVERVLPHSAEKIWRALTDGSLLEQWVMPNDFQPVVGHRFTFRMEPQAHWNGVTEGEVRVVRPCEELSYRWDIAGQSLHTVVTWTLTPVSGGVLLRMQQSGFGEQNELNHRGASHAWPRFLSRLEHLLTTLN; encoded by the coding sequence ATGACGACCGTGTCTTCTCTGACTCAGTCCCTGATTGTCGAACGGGTCCTGCCTCATTCAGCGGAGAAGATCTGGCGCGCGCTGACGGACGGTTCGTTGCTCGAACAGTGGGTGATGCCCAACGACTTCCAACCTGTCGTTGGCCACCGCTTCACCTTTCGCATGGAGCCCCAGGCGCACTGGAACGGCGTGACCGAAGGCGAAGTGCGGGTGGTGAGACCCTGTGAAGAACTCTCCTACCGGTGGGACATCGCCGGTCAGTCCCTGCACACGGTCGTGACCTGGACCCTGACACCAGTATCAGGCGGCGTCCTGCTCCGCATGCAACAGTCCGGCTTCGGAGAGCAGAACGAACTCAACCACCGGGGCGCCAGCCACGCCTGGCCGAGATTCCTCAGCCGTCTGGAACACCTGCTGACCACATTGAACTGA
- a CDS encoding 3-keto-5-aminohexanoate cleavage protein, which translates to MPHASHTWLPDRSPVAMFLQVCLNGSRTHADHPRLPVSASEMVESVIALEQAGVQSVHLHVHDASGAESLHPEAVAFTLQSIRHRCPTMELAVSTSESIVKDPRRRVDLLRQWTVWPDTLCTNLSEEGIDDVIALAQEQGVHCEAGLFWPEDIRHLRRLPQVKWRRLLLEPLSDDVAEAKDQLRALLDELGSPWLPVPHVIHGMNATTYSLLLEGAQRTRASRIGFEDTLVLPDGRVANDNVELYREALRWIETSTFQTLRE; encoded by the coding sequence ATGCCACATGCCTCACATACTTGGCTTCCAGATCGAAGCCCGGTAGCCATGTTCCTCCAGGTGTGTCTCAATGGTAGCCGCACTCATGCGGATCATCCTCGCCTTCCCGTCTCTGCCAGCGAGATGGTCGAGAGTGTGATTGCCCTTGAGCAGGCAGGCGTTCAGTCCGTACACCTCCACGTCCATGACGCGTCCGGCGCCGAATCGCTCCACCCTGAAGCCGTCGCCTTCACCCTCCAATCGATCCGTCATCGGTGCCCGACCATGGAACTGGCGGTGAGCACCAGCGAGAGTATTGTCAAGGATCCACGTCGGCGCGTAGATCTCCTTCGCCAATGGACCGTCTGGCCCGATACGCTGTGTACCAACCTGAGCGAAGAGGGCATCGATGACGTCATCGCCCTGGCGCAGGAGCAGGGCGTGCACTGTGAAGCGGGGCTGTTCTGGCCAGAGGACATCCGGCACCTCCGCAGACTTCCTCAGGTGAAGTGGCGACGGCTTCTCCTTGAACCCCTGTCGGACGATGTCGCAGAGGCGAAGGATCAACTCCGAGCCCTCCTTGACGAACTTGGGTCTCCCTGGCTCCCAGTGCCGCATGTCATCCATGGAATGAACGCCACGACGTATTCCTTGCTCCTTGAAGGTGCGCAACGAACCCGGGCCAGCCGGATTGGATTTGAGGACACCTTGGTTCTTCCCGATGGGCGTGTGGCAAACGACAACGTGGAGCTCTACCGGGAGGCGTTGAGGTGGATTGAGACTTCCACCTTCCAAACTTTGCGGGAATAG
- a CDS encoding putative immunity protein, with product MLNLQDLRAVSQYAAESAQDVLGIFESVHRDDPRPRHAVDAAWIFARGGKRTKDLRDTGWAAHKAAMSAATVAASESARSAMSAAAAAYLHPLADAHQVKHILGAAAHAARAVELMADDDRTVGANHIQHVRRRATPEVIDILSRYPSAPSSGGRVGELLALLDEALRR from the coding sequence GTGCTGAATTTACAAGATCTTCGTGCAGTCTCCCAATACGCCGCCGAGAGTGCCCAAGATGTTCTGGGAATCTTCGAAAGCGTTCACCGAGATGATCCTCGCCCCCGTCACGCCGTTGATGCTGCATGGATTTTCGCTCGCGGTGGTAAGCGCACAAAGGACTTGCGAGACACTGGATGGGCTGCCCATAAGGCCGCAATGAGCGCAGCTACCGTGGCTGCCAGTGAGTCGGCCCGGTCTGCGATGTCAGCGGCAGCTGCGGCGTATCTCCACCCTCTCGCCGATGCACACCAGGTGAAGCACATTCTCGGAGCCGCAGCTCACGCGGCGAGAGCGGTCGAACTCATGGCAGATGATGACCGAACGGTTGGTGCCAATCACATTCAGCATGTCAGACGACGTGCGACGCCTGAAGTCATTGATATCCTGAGCCGCTACCCTTCAGCGCCATCCAGTGGAGGGCGCGTCGGAGAGTTGCTGGCCCTTCTCGATGAAGCGCTCCGCCGCTGA
- a CDS encoding VOC family protein, whose product MKPQLTVVTLAVEDLDRSLKFYRDGLRFTTQGIVGTEFEHGAVVFFELEGSLRLALWPAASLSAEGGINATRQRLGAVSLGHNVASRAEVDTVMAQVAEAGAVITAAPCERFFGGYSGYFHDPDGHLWEVVWNPKWNGEL is encoded by the coding sequence ATGAAACCACAACTGACCGTCGTAACCCTAGCTGTAGAGGATCTGGACCGATCGCTGAAGTTCTACCGAGATGGGTTGAGGTTCACTACACAGGGGATCGTGGGTACAGAATTTGAACACGGGGCCGTCGTGTTCTTCGAACTGGAGGGTAGCCTCCGCCTGGCACTCTGGCCCGCCGCTTCTCTCAGTGCGGAAGGCGGGATAAACGCCACCCGTCAACGGTTGGGAGCGGTAAGTCTCGGACACAATGTGGCGTCTCGGGCGGAAGTCGACACGGTGATGGCCCAGGTGGCCGAGGCCGGGGCGGTGATCACGGCGGCTCCCTGTGAACGGTTTTTCGGTGGCTACTCCGGGTACTTCCATGACCCGGACGGTCATCTCTGGGAGGTCGTGTGGAACCCCAAGTGGAACGGCGAGCTCTGA